One Saccharopolyspora erythraea NRRL 2338 genomic region harbors:
- a CDS encoding class I mannose-6-phosphate isomerase, whose product MTSAHTDQHPVVLPANQPEQFYRGGASIAALRGAGDDRDFGPEDWVASTTTRFGQPEAGLSRLPDGRLLRDAVAAAPESWLGADHVGDFGDSTALLVKLLDAGQRLPVHCHPSDGFARQHLGSRFGKTEAWIVVGTTGPNPVVYLGFREDVAPETVAHWVATQDSSAMLGSLNEIPVKPGDTVHVPAGTPHAIGAGVFIVELQQPTDFSITLEWQGFLADAEGAFLGMDHETALRTVNRAGFGDATLASLIKHTAGQDDPRVPLLAEDAAEFFLADRLHPRGGLELDPSFGVLIVLDGAGTLRAGSGSATELRRGHTVVVPHSAGTAVLEGELTAVHCRPPAPRGTR is encoded by the coding sequence TTGACTTCTGCCCACACTGACCAGCACCCGGTGGTGCTCCCGGCCAACCAGCCGGAGCAGTTCTACCGGGGCGGCGCGTCCATCGCGGCCCTGCGCGGTGCCGGCGACGACCGCGACTTCGGCCCCGAGGACTGGGTGGCCTCGACCACCACGCGGTTCGGGCAGCCCGAGGCCGGGTTGTCGCGGCTGCCCGACGGCAGGCTGCTGCGCGACGCCGTCGCGGCGGCGCCCGAGTCGTGGCTGGGCGCCGACCACGTCGGCGACTTCGGCGACAGCACCGCCCTGCTGGTCAAGCTGCTCGACGCCGGGCAGCGGCTGCCCGTGCACTGCCACCCCTCCGACGGCTTCGCCCGGCAGCACCTGGGATCGCGCTTCGGCAAGACCGAAGCGTGGATCGTGGTCGGCACCACCGGGCCGAACCCCGTGGTGTACCTGGGTTTCCGGGAGGACGTCGCGCCGGAGACCGTCGCGCACTGGGTCGCCACCCAGGACTCGTCGGCGATGCTGGGCTCCCTCAACGAGATCCCGGTGAAGCCCGGCGACACCGTGCACGTGCCCGCGGGCACCCCGCACGCGATCGGCGCCGGGGTCTTCATCGTCGAGCTCCAGCAGCCGACCGACTTCTCGATCACGCTGGAGTGGCAGGGTTTCCTCGCCGACGCCGAGGGCGCGTTCCTCGGCATGGACCACGAGACCGCCCTGCGGACGGTGAACCGCGCGGGGTTCGGCGACGCGACCCTCGCCTCGCTCATCAAGCACACCGCGGGTCAGGACGACCCGCGCGTGCCCCTGCTCGCCGAGGACGCGGCCGAGTTCTTCCTCGCCGACCGGCTGCACCCGCGCGGCGGTCTCGAGCTCGACCCGTCCTTCGGCGTGCTGATCGTTCTCGACGGTGCGGGAACGCTGCGCGCCGGAAGCGGTTCGGCGACCGAGCTCCGGCGCGGCCACACCGTCGTCGTGCCGCACTCGGCGGGAACCGCGGTGCTCGAAGGCGAGCTCACCGCCGTGCACTGCCGCCCAC
- a CDS encoding LacI family DNA-binding transcriptional regulator, translated as MNDVARLAGVSIKTVSRVVNDESGVHPATAERVLTAIEQLGFRRNLSARHLRRGTETGTIGLVLEDVANPFYSVLTRAAEEVARAHGRQVLTGSSDEDPARERELVLEFCARRVDGLLVVPAGHQQGYIAHEINAGTPVVFLDRPAGNVEADTVLVDNVGGTALAARHLAAHGHRSIAFLGDAPEIHTAAERLRGFREGCAQAGVAFDPALVRMGPHTTETVRAALELMLPRATALVTGNNRITVEALRVLAGRADRPALVGFDDFELADLLDPPITVITHDTRELGRSAAELLFARLGGDTAPPRRHVLPTRLLPRGSGEVTP; from the coding sequence ATGAACGACGTGGCGCGTCTGGCAGGCGTGAGCATCAAGACCGTCTCCCGCGTCGTCAACGACGAGAGCGGCGTGCACCCGGCGACCGCCGAGCGCGTGCTGACCGCCATCGAGCAGCTCGGCTTCCGCCGCAACCTCAGCGCCCGGCACCTGCGCCGCGGCACCGAGACCGGCACCATCGGGCTGGTCCTGGAGGACGTAGCCAACCCCTTCTACTCGGTGCTCACCCGGGCGGCGGAGGAAGTCGCCAGGGCCCACGGCAGGCAGGTGCTCACCGGATCGTCCGACGAGGACCCGGCCCGCGAACGCGAGCTGGTGCTGGAGTTCTGCGCGCGCCGGGTGGACGGGCTGCTGGTCGTTCCCGCCGGGCACCAGCAGGGCTACATCGCCCACGAGATCAACGCGGGCACGCCGGTGGTCTTCCTGGACCGCCCGGCTGGCAACGTCGAGGCCGACACCGTGCTGGTCGACAACGTCGGCGGCACCGCGCTGGCGGCCCGGCACCTGGCCGCGCACGGGCACCGCTCGATCGCCTTCCTCGGCGACGCGCCCGAGATCCACACCGCCGCCGAGCGGCTGCGCGGCTTCCGCGAGGGCTGCGCGCAGGCGGGCGTGGCCTTCGACCCCGCGCTGGTGCGGATGGGCCCGCACACCACCGAGACGGTCCGCGCCGCGCTCGAACTCATGCTCCCGCGCGCGACCGCCCTGGTGACCGGCAACAACCGGATCACCGTCGAGGCGTTGCGCGTGCTGGCAGGCCGGGCCGACCGGCCTGCGCTGGTCGGGTTCGACGACTTCGAACTCGCCGACCTGCTCGACCCGCCGATCACGGTGATCACCCACGACACCCGGGAGCTGGGGCGGTCGGCGGCCGAGCTGTTGTTCGCGCGGCTCGGCGGTGACACCGCGCCGCCGCGCCGCCACGTCCTGCCCACGCGGCTGCTGCCCCGAGGTTCCGGAGAGGTAACACCTTGA
- a CDS encoding glycoside hydrolase family 47 protein, producing the protein MLRLLGGAAVAGGALAAGAPVASAAAEGDGRNWKPVAEDVRREFLWAWRQYVEHALGADHIKPISGGREDFFVPGHSVGLSAVEAVDTLWLMEADEEVGQAVDWITGNLDFDIDAPFQVFETNIRMVGGLAAAYHCTGDRRLLELAVDVADRLMPAFTESPTGLPYRYVNLATGAVSRPDTNIVEVGTYVAEFGVLSEWTGDRRYFDVAKEAMRVVHDKRTPLGLLPHDIDAETGRWRNRIATVGPPGDSYYEYLWDGYALFGDEEMRQWYDTLTDAILAHQAEEHDGHLWFPQVDAHTGAVADRGQSVLASFYAGLLGESGRVEQGRAYHDGWNAAQDRFGVLPSTLDYRTMSAPDPSNALRPEFADSALALWLATGDEIFRERAHTHFRNMVASSKTRHGFASLTDVTAKPPAQEDTCPGYWWSEQMKYYWLLFSGTPRADYRELYLSTEANLLRGARRS; encoded by the coding sequence GTGCTGCGACTGCTCGGCGGCGCGGCCGTCGCGGGCGGTGCCCTGGCCGCCGGAGCGCCGGTCGCCTCCGCCGCGGCGGAAGGGGACGGCCGGAACTGGAAGCCGGTCGCCGAGGACGTCCGCCGCGAGTTCCTGTGGGCGTGGCGGCAGTACGTGGAGCACGCGCTGGGCGCCGACCACATCAAGCCGATCTCCGGTGGCCGAGAGGACTTCTTCGTGCCGGGCCACTCCGTCGGCCTCAGCGCCGTCGAGGCGGTGGACACGCTGTGGCTGATGGAGGCCGACGAGGAGGTCGGCCAGGCCGTCGACTGGATCACCGGCAACCTCGACTTCGACATCGACGCGCCGTTCCAGGTCTTCGAGACCAACATCCGGATGGTCGGCGGCCTGGCCGCGGCCTACCACTGCACCGGCGACCGGCGGCTGCTGGAGCTCGCCGTCGACGTCGCCGACCGGCTCATGCCCGCCTTCACCGAGTCGCCGACCGGGCTGCCGTACCGCTACGTCAACCTCGCGACCGGCGCGGTCAGCCGCCCGGACACCAACATCGTCGAGGTGGGCACCTACGTCGCGGAGTTCGGCGTGCTGTCCGAGTGGACCGGCGACCGCCGCTACTTCGACGTCGCGAAGGAGGCGATGCGGGTCGTCCACGACAAGCGGACTCCGCTCGGCCTCCTGCCGCACGACATCGACGCCGAAACCGGGCGGTGGCGCAACCGGATCGCCACAGTCGGCCCGCCCGGCGACTCCTACTACGAGTACCTGTGGGACGGCTACGCGCTCTTCGGCGACGAGGAGATGCGGCAATGGTACGACACCCTGACCGACGCGATCCTCGCCCACCAGGCCGAGGAGCACGACGGGCACCTGTGGTTCCCGCAGGTCGACGCGCACACGGGCGCGGTCGCCGACCGCGGGCAGAGCGTGCTGGCGTCCTTCTACGCCGGGCTGCTCGGCGAGTCCGGGCGCGTGGAGCAGGGCCGCGCCTACCACGACGGGTGGAACGCGGCCCAGGACCGGTTCGGCGTGCTGCCCTCGACGCTGGACTACCGCACGATGTCCGCGCCGGACCCAAGCAACGCGCTCCGGCCGGAGTTCGCGGACTCGGCGCTTGCGCTCTGGCTGGCCACCGGCGACGAGATCTTCCGCGAACGCGCGCACACCCACTTCCGCAACATGGTGGCGAGCTCGAAGACCCGGCACGGCTTCGCGAGCCTGACCGACGTCACCGCGAAACCGCCCGCGCAGGAGGACACCTGTCCGGGCTACTGGTGGTCGGAGCAGATGAAGTACTACTGGCTGCTCTTCTCGGGCACCCCGCGCGCGGACTACCGCGAGCTCTACCTGTCCACCGAGGCCAACCTGCTGCGGGGCGCCCGGCGGTCCTGA